A genomic region of Sulfobacillus acidophilus DSM 10332 contains the following coding sequences:
- a CDS encoding hypothetical protein (TIGRFAM: putative membrane protein, TIGR04086 family; integral membrane protein, TIGR04097 family), which produces MSVRAILEGALAGVAVALGLAIVLALIDYHIGIAQSWQIRLVWVGSAVTALAAGWIAGKIAETAAWLHGALAAVTLTLVGTVMAETFQLASATHIWLSLAVALTMGTVGGVLARLAD; this is translated from the coding sequence GTGAGCGTTCGAGCCATTTTAGAAGGCGCACTGGCCGGCGTAGCAGTCGCGCTGGGGCTGGCGATTGTGTTGGCGCTGATCGATTATCATATCGGCATCGCTCAAAGTTGGCAAATCCGCTTGGTGTGGGTGGGCAGCGCCGTGACCGCGTTGGCGGCGGGTTGGATCGCGGGTAAAATTGCCGAAACGGCGGCGTGGCTTCATGGCGCCTTGGCGGCCGTTACGCTGACGTTGGTCGGTACCGTCATGGCGGAAACCTTCCAATTAGCCTCGGCTACGCATATCTGGTTGTCCTTGGCCGTCGCCCTCACCATGGGTACCGTGGGCGGCGTCTTGGCCCGCTTAGCCGATTAG
- a CDS encoding hypothetical protein (KEGG: amd:AMED_0489 RND family efflux transporter MFP subunit~SPTR: Putative transporter) — translation MRNRTISPVTRIVGVGAVGLSLGFGLYALGSVQAASLSGVPVSRGTVVKTVYLAGTVTSPEEVSVSYTGRPTVVTNLAVHVGQTVSAGTVLATLANGQTLTSPMNGTVVASSLAVGQLLPNSASTSTSGGGGGRFGRGNFGGQTVSTTATAQSITIANPQDIEVTANASELDIPAIQTGQSVTLIFPGEPDLRYTGTVSAVSRSPVAGSASGVVSYPVTIHLNTTHQPLPYLGMSAAVAIQAQKETGLVVPIDAVHAKGTGWVVTRPGGTQVPVTLGLVGINHVVVTRGLTPGEMILAPSNSTGQHAVTVMWRITPGSFSSGG, via the coding sequence ATGAGGAACCGCACGATATCACCTGTGACGCGAATCGTCGGAGTGGGGGCCGTCGGCTTATCGCTGGGATTCGGGCTTTACGCGCTGGGATCCGTTCAGGCCGCGAGCCTGAGTGGGGTGCCCGTAAGCCGTGGCACCGTCGTCAAGACCGTGTACTTGGCGGGTACCGTGACTTCCCCGGAAGAAGTGAGCGTCAGCTATACCGGGCGCCCCACGGTCGTGACCAATCTGGCCGTGCACGTCGGTCAAACGGTTTCCGCCGGGACGGTGCTGGCCACCCTGGCCAATGGCCAAACGTTGACCAGTCCGATGAACGGCACGGTGGTCGCTTCCTCCCTGGCCGTGGGACAATTGTTACCCAACAGCGCGAGCACGAGCACGAGCGGCGGGGGAGGGGGCAGGTTTGGTCGAGGGAACTTCGGCGGTCAAACCGTCTCGACCACGGCGACCGCCCAATCGATCACCATCGCCAATCCGCAAGACATTGAGGTCACCGCCAATGCCTCGGAGTTGGACATCCCGGCGATCCAAACGGGTCAATCGGTCACTCTCATTTTCCCCGGTGAACCCGACCTCCGCTATACCGGAACGGTATCGGCCGTGAGCCGATCGCCGGTCGCCGGTTCCGCGAGCGGGGTCGTAAGTTATCCGGTGACCATTCACCTGAATACCACGCATCAACCGCTTCCGTATCTCGGGATGTCGGCCGCGGTCGCAATTCAAGCCCAAAAAGAAACCGGCCTAGTGGTGCCCATCGATGCGGTGCACGCCAAGGGAACCGGGTGGGTCGTCACGCGGCCCGGGGGGACGCAAGTACCGGTGACTCTCGGACTCGTCGGTATCAATCATGTCGTTGTCACCCGCGGGCTAACCCCCGGCGAGATGATTCTGGCACCGTCTAACAGCACCGGTCAACATGCGGTGACGGTCATGTGGCGGATTACCCCCGGAAGTTTTTCGTCCGGCGGTTAG
- a CDS encoding protein of unknown function DUF214 (PFAM: Predicted permease~COGs: COG0577 ABC-type antimicrobial peptide transport system permease component~InterPro IPR003838~KEGG: tjr:TherJR_2632 protein of unknown function DUF214~PFAM: Protein of unknown function DUF214, permase predicted~SPTR: Putative uncharacterized protein), translating to MIRQAIEVALRSLWTQKLRSLLTMLGVIIGVGAVLALVALGKGAQAAITSNIQGLGSNLIVASIGSNPFQTANQTQPTPVPPVSMNQALTLAHLPGIQAVAPVMTGSGTAAVGDTSTSVNVIGTTPSYSQILNYQVDLGRNLSPLDIQADNPVVVLGNQAATTLFGQRDPVGDMMTINGVPFTVIGVYQPKGTSFGQSQDNFAEIPWTTAERLFGPATVTTIELSAAPKANVTAVENHLNQQLLDWLGSSGNFSVTAQSQILSTLNAVSQVTTVLLGGVAGISLVVGGIGIMNIMLVSVSERTREIGIRKAIGASPMDILVQFLIEAVLLSLIGGLIGLAAGVLFSRIMTQSFHLPSAIQPSIALVALGFALLVGIVFGIWPASRAARMRPAEALRWE from the coding sequence ATGATTAGACAAGCTATTGAAGTCGCGTTACGTAGTCTCTGGACGCAAAAGCTCCGCTCGCTTCTGACCATGTTGGGCGTCATTATTGGTGTAGGCGCCGTGTTGGCCTTAGTCGCCTTGGGCAAAGGGGCTCAAGCTGCAATCACGTCTAATATTCAAGGATTGGGATCCAACTTGATTGTGGCTTCCATCGGATCCAACCCCTTTCAAACCGCCAATCAGACTCAACCGACGCCTGTCCCCCCCGTCTCGATGAATCAAGCGTTAACGCTGGCGCATCTACCGGGTATTCAGGCGGTGGCGCCCGTCATGACAGGAAGCGGAACGGCCGCGGTGGGGGACACCAGCACCAGTGTGAATGTCATCGGCACCACCCCTTCCTACAGCCAGATTTTGAATTACCAGGTGGATCTGGGCCGGAATTTGTCGCCGCTCGACATTCAAGCGGATAATCCCGTCGTCGTTCTCGGCAACCAAGCCGCTACAACCTTATTTGGTCAGCGCGATCCGGTCGGCGATATGATGACCATTAATGGAGTCCCTTTTACCGTCATCGGCGTGTACCAACCCAAAGGGACCAGTTTCGGACAAAGTCAAGACAATTTTGCGGAGATTCCCTGGACTACCGCGGAACGCCTGTTCGGACCCGCCACGGTGACGACGATTGAGTTATCGGCGGCCCCTAAGGCCAATGTGACCGCCGTCGAAAATCACCTTAACCAACAACTGTTGGATTGGCTGGGCAGTAGCGGCAATTTTAGCGTAACCGCGCAATCCCAGATTCTGTCCACGTTAAATGCCGTTTCCCAAGTGACGACCGTCTTATTGGGCGGTGTGGCCGGCATTTCGTTGGTCGTCGGGGGAATCGGCATCATGAACATTATGTTGGTCTCCGTCAGTGAACGGACCCGAGAAATCGGCATTCGCAAAGCGATCGGGGCATCGCCGATGGATATTTTGGTGCAGTTCTTGATTGAAGCCGTTTTGCTCTCCCTGATTGGCGGGTTGATAGGACTGGCCGCCGGTGTGCTCTTTTCGCGAATCATGACGCAAAGTTTTCATTTGCCGAGTGCGATTCAACCGTCCATTGCGCTCGTGGCTCTAGGTTTCGCCCTGTTGGTCGGCATCGTGTTTGGCATATGGCCCGCCTCACGGGCTGCTCGCATGCGTCCCGCGGAAGCCTTGCGATGGGAATAA
- a CDS encoding Phosphonate-transporting ATPase (PFAM: ABC transporter~COGs: COG1136 ABC-type antimicrobial peptide transport system ATPase component~InterPro IPR003593:IPR003439~KEGG: cob:COB47_2063 ABC transporter related~PFAM: ABC transporter-like~PRIAM: Phosphonate-transporting ATPase~SMART: ATPase, AAA+ type, core~SPTR: ABC transporter related), which produces MNALIRLQEVKKSYRLGAEVLEVLHGIDLTVQSGEYVTIMGPSGSGKSTLMHILGCLDLPSAGEYWFEDQPLSRLGEAALTPIRRQKIGFVFQSFNLLPTLTAIENVALPLLYQRVDGRLRLERARQALERVGLGHRMQYRPNQLSGGQQQRVAIARALVTDPPLILADEPTGNLDTPTGQDVLELLQSLHREGHTIVLITHDVKVAGWGQRVVEIQDGRIIGDRQVSA; this is translated from the coding sequence ATGAATGCCCTGATCCGGTTACAAGAGGTTAAAAAGTCTTATCGTCTCGGTGCCGAGGTCCTAGAAGTCTTACACGGGATCGATTTAACCGTTCAATCGGGAGAGTATGTGACGATCATGGGCCCCTCCGGGTCCGGTAAATCAACGTTGATGCATATTCTGGGGTGCCTCGATCTCCCCTCGGCGGGCGAATATTGGTTTGAAGACCAACCGCTTTCGCGGTTGGGGGAGGCCGCTCTGACCCCCATTCGTCGCCAAAAAATCGGGTTTGTGTTCCAAAGTTTTAATCTGCTGCCCACCTTGACGGCGATTGAAAACGTCGCGTTACCGCTCTTATATCAACGGGTCGACGGCCGCCTGCGATTGGAGCGTGCCCGCCAAGCGCTCGAACGTGTCGGTCTGGGGCACCGCATGCAATATCGGCCCAATCAGTTGTCCGGCGGGCAACAGCAGCGGGTCGCGATTGCGCGGGCCTTAGTCACCGATCCGCCATTAATTCTCGCGGATGAGCCGACCGGCAATCTCGATACCCCAACCGGTCAGGACGTGTTGGAGCTCCTGCAATCCCTTCACCGAGAAGGACATACCATTGTGTTGATTACCCACGATGTCAAGGTGGCCGGTTGGGGTCAACGGGTTGTGGAAATTCAAGACGGCCGAATTATCGGGGATAGACAGGTGTCAGCATGA
- a CDS encoding biotin/lipoyl attachment domain-containing protein (COGs: COG0845 Membrane-fusion protein~InterPro IPR000089~KEGG: cac:CA_C0318 membrane permease, cation efflux pumps~PFAM: Biotin/lipoyl attachment~SPTR: Biotin/lipoyl attachment domain-containing protein), which produces MATRRTYIGIGAAVLVVGGVLWVYHGRPAEASSTQTTPAYFVQTVQEGAFQGAVSATGTVTATSEAAIESPTAAAVSQMNVHLGQNVASGATVATLSNGTTVTTPISGTVVNVAVAGGDYVSAGQVLVTVANLSPLQVTLEVPEESITQVKTGDSVTLTFPAFPNQSYAGTVSTVGELGTANTSGVVVFPVTVTIQNPSGILLGMDANATIHTGSVSNALYVPTAAIQTVNGTDEVLVPEKSLTPPTFGGFGGGGFGGGSFGAGGGGFGSGGFTGGGGSFRQRLIAQTIPVPVPVEVGLTNGSDTEILSGLSANQQILIPNPAATTTSRTGRLGFGFGGGLARLGGGFGRGGART; this is translated from the coding sequence ATGGCTACACGCCGCACATATATCGGAATTGGCGCCGCGGTCCTTGTCGTCGGCGGCGTTTTGTGGGTTTATCATGGGCGGCCGGCAGAGGCCTCGTCGACCCAAACGACCCCGGCATATTTTGTCCAAACCGTACAAGAAGGGGCTTTCCAAGGCGCCGTGAGCGCCACCGGAACCGTCACCGCGACCAGCGAGGCGGCAATCGAATCGCCTACGGCGGCTGCGGTCAGCCAAATGAATGTCCATCTCGGCCAAAACGTGGCATCAGGTGCGACCGTGGCCACTCTGAGTAATGGTACGACCGTCACGACGCCCATTAGCGGAACGGTGGTTAACGTGGCGGTGGCCGGCGGCGACTATGTCAGTGCGGGCCAGGTTTTGGTCACGGTAGCCAATCTAAGTCCGTTGCAAGTGACCCTCGAGGTGCCGGAAGAAAGCATTACCCAAGTCAAGACCGGCGATAGCGTGACCTTGACGTTTCCTGCCTTCCCTAATCAAAGCTATGCGGGGACCGTCAGTACCGTCGGTGAATTGGGGACCGCCAACACCAGCGGAGTCGTGGTGTTTCCGGTAACCGTCACGATCCAAAATCCCTCCGGTATCCTCCTCGGCATGGACGCTAACGCGACGATACACACCGGAAGCGTATCCAATGCTTTGTACGTACCGACGGCCGCCATTCAAACCGTCAACGGGACCGATGAAGTGCTGGTACCTGAAAAAAGCCTAACGCCGCCGACGTTTGGCGGCTTCGGAGGCGGGGGATTCGGCGGGGGGAGTTTTGGCGCAGGAGGCGGTGGTTTCGGCAGCGGAGGTTTTACCGGCGGAGGGGGCAGCTTTCGCCAGCGTCTTATCGCGCAAACCATCCCCGTACCGGTTCCGGTCGAAGTCGGGTTGACGAACGGGAGCGATACCGAAATTCTGAGCGGGCTCAGCGCGAACCAGCAGATTTTGATTCCGAATCCGGCCGCGACAACGACGAGTCGCACCGGACGACTGGGATTTGGATTTGGAGGCGGCCTGGCGCGACTCGGCGGCGGATTCGGACGAGGGGGGGCTAGGACATGA
- a CDS encoding small acid-soluble spore protein alpha/beta type (PFAM: Small, acid-soluble spore proteins, alpha/beta type~InterPro IPR001448~KEGG: adg:Adeg_0599 small acid-soluble spore protein alpha/beta type~PFAM: Small acid-soluble spore protein, alpha/beta-type~SPTR: Small acid-soluble spore protein alpha/beta type), with protein MAHTHRPLLPKSERALDQLKYEVAEDLGLEEKIAREGWGNMTTREVGAIGGHMVRRLIKRAEADLAHDSQTES; from the coding sequence ATGGCCCATACCCATCGTCCGCTTCTTCCCAAATCCGAGCGGGCGCTTGATCAGCTCAAATATGAAGTTGCCGAAGACCTCGGACTCGAGGAGAAAATTGCCCGCGAAGGTTGGGGCAATATGACCACACGGGAAGTGGGGGCAATCGGCGGTCATATGGTCCGCCGTTTAATTAAACGAGCGGAGGCCGACCTCGCGCACGACTCGCAAACCGAATCGTAA
- a CDS encoding Multifunctional protein surE (PFAM: Survival protein SurE~TIGRFAM: 5'/3'-nucleotidase SurE~COGs: COG0496 acid phosphatase~HAMAP: Multifunctional protein surE~InterPro IPR002828~KEGG: adg:Adeg_0596 stationary phase survival protein SurE~PFAM: Survival protein SurE-like phosphatase/nucleotidase~SPTR: 5'-nucleotidase surE;~TIGRFAM: Survival protein SurE-like phosphatase/nucleotidase) gives MRILLSNDDGFYATGLTILRRVLEPLGQVVVVAPEGQRSASGHAITMHKPLYPRRVDWSPSSYGWRVNGTPADCVKLGIGALLDEAPDLVLSGINQGSNLGKDVFYSGTVSAAVEAMLLGVPAMALSLDNGHDAAFEWAAQFIRWWITGPDFVPPPPGTLYNINFPDPRHGRPRVMKGAPLGQRDYANEFQKGQDPHGREYYWISGERIDRLDEEETDVALHHRGFITLTPLSMNWVNESLLARLPEVSVPERWG, from the coding sequence ATGCGCATTTTGCTGAGTAATGATGACGGATTTTACGCGACGGGTCTAACGATTTTACGGCGGGTACTTGAACCGCTCGGCCAGGTCGTGGTAGTGGCTCCCGAAGGCCAACGCAGCGCCTCCGGTCATGCGATTACCATGCATAAACCCTTATATCCCCGTCGGGTGGATTGGAGTCCCTCCAGTTATGGATGGCGGGTGAACGGAACCCCGGCGGATTGTGTCAAATTGGGTATCGGCGCGTTGCTGGACGAGGCGCCGGACTTGGTTTTGTCGGGCATTAACCAAGGATCCAACTTGGGCAAAGACGTGTTCTACTCCGGAACCGTCTCCGCCGCGGTGGAAGCGATGTTGCTCGGGGTGCCGGCGATGGCGCTTTCGCTCGATAACGGGCACGACGCGGCGTTTGAATGGGCCGCCCAGTTTATTCGCTGGTGGATTACCGGTCCGGACTTTGTACCGCCGCCCCCGGGGACCCTCTATAACATCAATTTTCCGGATCCCCGCCATGGTCGCCCGCGCGTGATGAAAGGAGCTCCGTTGGGGCAACGGGATTATGCCAATGAATTTCAAAAAGGCCAAGATCCTCATGGGCGAGAATATTATTGGATATCGGGCGAACGCATCGATCGGCTGGATGAAGAGGAAACCGATGTGGCCCTTCACCATCGGGGGTTTATTACCTTGACGCCCTTATCCATGAATTGGGTCAACGAGTCGTTATTGGCCCGATTGCCCGAAGTTTCGGTACCCGAACGGTGGGGCTAA